The following proteins are co-located in the Marispirochaeta aestuarii genome:
- a CDS encoding KamA family radical SAM protein: protein MVNPWYLPGGMGNSGNTPVKAIENIEILRESVPLRPEEEAWLRSGKENPGLPLRITPHYLKLMKKDLSGALRRMAIPRGEEWTVLDYETPDPLHEEPYEVVHRCIHRYRDRVLVLLTDACALYCRYCFRRRFTGENRGVLGDEEIRAVKDYLESHPEVREVILSGGDPLMLPDRKLDSIIGILGNAGSVRSLRLSSRIPVVLPSRITAALAGILSSGPRVWQVIHINHPAEISPEFLAAVDLLAKRGIPMLSQSVLLKGVNDDPEILAKLFRGLVAAGVKPYYLFQGDLAPGTSHLRVPLSRGLSIFRELSSMVSGLALPAYAVDLPGGGGKVRLGAEAIAGLHDGEYHIRSIDGRIFRYPEEPV from the coding sequence ATGGTCAATCCATGGTACCTTCCGGGGGGTATGGGAAATTCTGGTAACACCCCGGTTAAGGCTATTGAAAATATTGAGATCCTGAGAGAGTCTGTCCCCCTCCGCCCCGAAGAAGAGGCCTGGCTCAGGTCGGGGAAGGAGAATCCGGGGCTCCCCCTGCGTATCACCCCCCATTACCTCAAACTCATGAAAAAGGATCTCTCCGGGGCCCTGCGCCGTATGGCCATACCCCGGGGCGAGGAATGGACGGTCCTGGATTACGAAACGCCAGATCCCCTGCACGAAGAACCCTACGAGGTCGTCCACCGCTGCATACACCGTTACCGGGACCGGGTGCTCGTGCTCCTTACCGATGCCTGCGCCCTTTACTGCCGGTACTGTTTCCGGCGTCGTTTTACCGGGGAGAACCGGGGTGTACTGGGGGACGAAGAGATCCGGGCTGTAAAGGACTATCTCGAAAGCCATCCCGAAGTGAGGGAGGTGATCCTGTCCGGGGGCGACCCGCTGATGCTGCCGGACAGGAAGCTTGATTCCATTATCGGGATCCTGGGCAATGCCGGCAGTGTTCGTTCTCTTCGGCTTTCCAGCCGTATCCCGGTGGTTCTTCCGTCGCGGATTACCGCCGCTCTCGCCGGGATTCTCTCCTCCGGTCCCAGGGTATGGCAGGTCATCCATATAAACCATCCCGCGGAGATCAGTCCGGAGTTTCTTGCGGCAGTCGATCTGCTGGCGAAGCGGGGGATTCCGATGCTGAGCCAGAGTGTGCTTCTCAAGGGTGTGAATGATGATCCGGAGATTCTGGCAAAGCTTTTCCGTGGACTTGTTGCCGCGGGGGTAAAACCCTACTATCTTTTTCAGGGAGATCTGGCTCCCGGAACCTCGCATCTGCGGGTTCCCCTTTCCCGGGGGCTCAGTATTTTCCGGGAACTGAGTTCAATGGTTTCCGGGCTGGCCCTTCCCGCTTACGCTGTGGATCTCCCGGGAGGCGGCGGCAAGGTGCGTCTTGGGGCTGAAGCTATTGCCGGGCTTCATGACGGTGAGTATCATATTCGCAGTATCGACGGCAGGATCTTCAGGTACCCTGAGGAGCCGGTATAG
- the polA gene encoding DNA polymerase I, whose product MSKKLYLVDGYALIYRSYFAFIRKPLFNPQGRNSSAVFGFFRTLLSIMQQYSPESLAVVFDSMTPTFRHVKYPAYKATREKAPEDLHAQVPVIEEILKAMKFPQLRQDGVEADDIIATYASRAASEGWPCVIITGDKDLMQLVGKSVSAMIPDKSGGYAEVGPEEVSEKFGVAPEQILDYLSLVGDQSDNVPGVKGIGPKGAVDLIRRFGSLEGIYENLDQLSPGQQEKLQQERENAFLSRELITLKTDVQELPPPEELVLGDYDKEQVIRLFLREGASSLAEQLGTAKEVRAEKKEDSYSGENAEYISLLAADELDRLKKALLEAKLFALDVETDSLDPMKARPVGVSIALEAGQAWYIPLICEGTETLEEEGVRRMIAEILKNPDCTWVGQNLKYDYKVLKRWGIEDIQAKLFDTMVAAWLLDSTANTFGMDALAERLLQYRTIHFDDVVPKGKEFKDVPLKEATAYAAEDADITFRLYEYLKPRLEEEDLARTFRDLEMPLTRVLAEMEYAGIGLDGKSLERYGKELAKALDGIQKEIWDLCGREFNINSTKQLQEILFEERKLNPVKKTKTGYSTDTSVLEQLAEEDPVPELILKHRGLAKLKSTYVDTLPKEINPHTGRIHTSFQQTGTATGRLASKNPNLQNIPVRDEAGRAIRSAFIPRKGCRFISADYAQIELAVFAHLSGDETLSRAFEKGTDIHRQTAALIFGVDEAEVSPDQRRVAKTINFGVIYGMSPFRLSNELRISRSDAAHFIEAYFAQYPKVREFIDATVSETEKSGYVRTLMGHRRFVPGITSRNRTEKSGAERIAVNTPVQGSAADIVKTAMIKLDMALMEGGYRTKLLLQVHDELILEAPEDEVVRVSELVVHTMQTAVELSVPLKVSIEDGDSWGAVH is encoded by the coding sequence ATGTCAAAAAAACTCTATCTTGTAGACGGATACGCCCTTATTTACCGTTCCTATTTTGCCTTTATCCGCAAACCCCTGTTTAATCCCCAGGGGCGGAACAGTTCTGCGGTTTTCGGCTTTTTCCGTACCCTCCTGAGCATTATGCAGCAGTATTCCCCGGAATCCCTGGCGGTGGTGTTCGATTCCATGACGCCGACCTTTCGCCATGTAAAATATCCGGCCTACAAGGCCACCAGGGAAAAGGCTCCCGAGGATCTCCATGCCCAGGTTCCTGTAATCGAGGAGATTCTCAAGGCCATGAAATTCCCTCAGCTGAGACAGGATGGGGTGGAGGCTGATGATATCATCGCCACCTATGCGTCCCGGGCAGCTTCGGAAGGCTGGCCCTGCGTCATCATTACCGGAGACAAGGATCTGATGCAGCTGGTGGGAAAGAGCGTGAGTGCCATGATTCCGGATAAAAGCGGCGGCTATGCCGAAGTCGGTCCGGAGGAAGTTTCCGAAAAATTCGGTGTTGCCCCGGAACAGATCCTGGACTACCTCTCCCTCGTGGGGGACCAGTCGGACAATGTTCCGGGGGTAAAGGGTATCGGCCCCAAGGGCGCGGTGGACCTGATCCGCAGGTTCGGAAGCCTGGAAGGAATCTATGAGAACCTCGATCAACTGAGTCCCGGGCAGCAGGAGAAACTGCAGCAGGAGCGGGAGAACGCTTTTTTAAGCCGGGAGCTGATCACCCTCAAAACCGATGTTCAGGAGCTTCCTCCCCCAGAAGAGCTCGTTCTGGGAGATTACGATAAGGAGCAGGTAATTCGGCTCTTCCTGAGAGAGGGGGCAAGCAGTCTTGCCGAACAGCTGGGGACGGCAAAGGAGGTTCGGGCGGAGAAGAAAGAGGACAGCTATTCCGGAGAAAATGCAGAATATATTTCCCTGCTTGCTGCGGATGAACTGGATCGGCTGAAAAAAGCTCTTCTCGAGGCGAAGCTCTTTGCCCTGGATGTGGAAACCGACTCTCTGGATCCCATGAAGGCCCGTCCCGTGGGAGTCTCCATTGCTCTGGAGGCCGGGCAGGCCTGGTATATTCCCCTGATCTGCGAGGGGACCGAAACCCTCGAGGAAGAGGGAGTTCGGCGTATGATCGCGGAGATCCTCAAGAACCCGGACTGTACCTGGGTCGGTCAGAACCTGAAGTACGATTACAAGGTCCTCAAACGCTGGGGAATAGAAGATATACAGGCCAAGCTGTTCGACACCATGGTTGCAGCATGGCTCCTCGATTCCACCGCCAATACCTTCGGGATGGACGCCCTCGCTGAACGGCTGCTGCAGTACAGGACCATCCATTTTGACGATGTGGTTCCCAAGGGAAAAGAGTTCAAGGATGTTCCCCTCAAGGAGGCGACTGCCTATGCCGCGGAGGATGCGGACATTACCTTCCGGCTCTACGAATACCTGAAACCCCGGCTCGAGGAGGAAGATCTTGCCCGGACCTTTCGAGATCTTGAAATGCCGCTGACCCGGGTCCTCGCAGAGATGGAGTATGCCGGAATCGGACTGGACGGAAAATCCCTGGAACGCTATGGAAAGGAGCTTGCCAAAGCCCTGGACGGGATTCAAAAAGAGATTTGGGACCTCTGCGGCAGGGAGTTCAATATCAACTCCACCAAGCAGCTGCAGGAGATCCTGTTCGAGGAACGGAAACTGAATCCTGTAAAAAAGACGAAGACCGGATACTCCACGGACACCTCCGTTCTTGAACAGCTCGCCGAGGAGGATCCTGTCCCGGAGCTTATTCTGAAGCACCGGGGGCTGGCAAAGCTCAAGTCCACCTACGTGGATACCCTTCCAAAGGAGATTAACCCCCACACCGGACGCATCCATACCAGTTTTCAACAGACCGGTACCGCCACGGGACGTCTGGCCAGCAAGAACCCCAACCTGCAGAATATCCCCGTCAGGGATGAGGCAGGCAGGGCCATCCGGAGCGCCTTTATTCCTCGCAAGGGGTGCCGCTTTATCAGCGCCGACTATGCTCAGATCGAGCTTGCCGTTTTTGCCCATCTTTCGGGGGATGAGACTCTGAGCAGGGCCTTTGAAAAGGGGACGGATATCCACCGCCAGACCGCGGCTCTGATTTTCGGTGTGGATGAAGCGGAGGTCAGTCCGGATCAGCGCCGGGTGGCTAAAACCATCAACTTCGGGGTTATCTACGGAATGAGCCCTTTCCGGCTTTCCAATGAGCTCCGCATTTCCCGCTCGGATGCCGCACATTTTATAGAAGCCTATTTTGCCCAGTATCCGAAGGTGAGGGAGTTTATAGACGCCACCGTCAGCGAGACCGAGAAAAGCGGTTATGTGCGGACCCTCATGGGACACCGGCGTTTTGTTCCGGGAATTACCAGCCGCAACAGGACGGAAAAGAGCGGCGCAGAGCGGATTGCCGTGAATACGCCGGTGCAGGGATCAGCGGCGGATATTGTAAAGACAGCCATGATCAAGCTCGACATGGCCCTGATGGAGGGCGGGTACCGGACAAAACTGCTGCTCCAGGTCCATGACGAACTGATTCTGGAGGCCCCGGAGGACGAAGTCGTGAGGGTCTCGGAGCTTGTCGTTCATACCATGCAGACGGCTGTTGAGCTTTCGGTACCCCTTAAGGTGAGCATCGAGGACGGCGACAGCTGGGGTGCCGTCCATTGA
- a CDS encoding patatin-like phospholipase family protein, whose protein sequence is MKWALVLSGGGGTGLSHIGVLKGLEALRLKPDLIAGTSIGAIIGGAYACGMEVEDFEELLRDFNIFHYLEGRSFQLNIGAVTRFLQAQEAVNRMLMSRGADGGSKILKLLHRITNNATFSDTRIPFYCNAVDLRSGREILMHRGSVAEAIRASMAFPGVFTPVERDKLLLCDGAVADNLPVWIPRSLGIKRVIAVNVTPRRTATKEDIANGFSIFLRAFTIACYGQTRTPKDTPSLELVPGNTDRPFDFSSPGELIRIGYETVVEQKKKILGITTPWYRSLTRG, encoded by the coding sequence ATGAAATGGGCACTGGTTCTTTCAGGGGGCGGCGGCACCGGCCTCTCCCATATAGGAGTACTCAAAGGGCTTGAGGCCCTCAGGCTGAAACCGGACCTGATTGCCGGAACCTCCATCGGGGCTATCATCGGCGGGGCCTATGCCTGCGGGATGGAGGTTGAAGACTTTGAAGAGCTTCTGAGGGATTTCAACATCTTCCATTATCTGGAAGGACGCAGTTTTCAGCTGAACATCGGGGCGGTAACCCGTTTCCTCCAGGCCCAGGAGGCGGTCAACCGCATGCTTATGAGCCGGGGAGCCGACGGGGGTTCAAAAATCCTGAAACTCCTCCACCGCATTACAAACAATGCGACTTTCTCGGATACCCGGATTCCGTTTTACTGTAATGCCGTCGATCTGAGAAGCGGCAGGGAGATCCTGATGCACCGTGGATCGGTGGCAGAGGCGATACGCGCGTCCATGGCTTTTCCCGGGGTATTTACCCCGGTGGAGCGGGACAAGCTGCTGCTCTGCGACGGTGCGGTGGCGGATAACCTGCCGGTCTGGATTCCCCGAAGTCTTGGAATAAAACGGGTCATCGCGGTAAACGTGACCCCCAGACGGACAGCGACAAAGGAGGATATCGCCAACGGCTTCTCCATATTCCTGCGGGCCTTTACCATTGCCTGTTACGGCCAGACCAGGACCCCCAAAGACACACCCTCCCTGGAACTTGTCCCGGGCAATACTGACCGCCCCTTTGATTTTTCATCTCCCGGGGAGTTAATCCGCATAGGTTACGAAACTGTGGTGGAACAGAAAAAGAAGATCCTTGGTATCACCACGCCCTGGTATCGGAGCCTGACCCGGGGATAA
- the fliS gene encoding flagellar export chaperone FliS encodes MSSANPLNAYKETNIKTASPVKLVIMLYDEALRQIDTAIELMEQGDKRLDRVNNAIIRAQDMVTELTVSLDFEKGGDIARNLNNIYFYFNQQLLDANIRKKPEILKPVRKLMAELRNAWQQISANANTSMDENASSYRGVNIAG; translated from the coding sequence TTGAGTTCAGCAAACCCACTGAATGCATACAAAGAGACCAATATCAAGACCGCAAGTCCCGTAAAGCTTGTGATAATGCTCTATGACGAAGCCCTGCGGCAGATAGATACTGCCATAGAGCTGATGGAGCAGGGAGATAAACGTCTTGACAGGGTCAATAACGCCATTATCCGTGCCCAGGATATGGTTACAGAACTGACGGTATCCCTGGATTTTGAGAAGGGCGGCGATATAGCCAGGAACCTGAATAATATCTACTTCTACTTTAACCAGCAGCTTCTGGATGCCAACATCCGCAAAAAACCGGAGATCCTTAAACCGGTACGGAAACTGATGGCTGAGTTACGCAATGCCTGGCAGCAGATATCCGCCAATGCCAATACCTCCATGGATGAAAATGCCAGCAGCTACCGCGGCGTCAATATCGCAGGGTAA
- the ispH gene encoding 4-hydroxy-3-methylbut-2-enyl diphosphate reductase has translation MSVIFAREMGFCMGVRRAVALIEKELDKDKSGPLATYGPLIHNPQVVASYEARGVRSIKDPAEAQRGDRVVIRAHGVPGGVRRSLEERGAWIVDATCPKVALSIRKARQAEAEGRQVLLVGDAGHGEMLAVAGSLANPASAKVIADLQGARSVSLNTKVTLIAQTTFDEEIYGKIAEIICSRVEDCRVETSICPATRSRQEAVRQLAQEVDGIVVIGGKNSANTRRLYELALSTGIPAWHVEGPGDVPPEVGELKTVGISAGASTPDESIHQTADRILELQGEK, from the coding sequence ATGTCTGTAATTTTTGCCCGGGAGATGGGCTTTTGCATGGGTGTCCGCAGGGCGGTCGCTCTGATAGAGAAGGAACTGGACAAGGATAAATCGGGGCCTCTGGCCACTTACGGCCCTCTTATTCACAATCCCCAGGTGGTCGCATCCTACGAGGCCAGGGGGGTCCGCAGCATAAAGGATCCTGCGGAGGCACAGCGGGGGGACCGGGTCGTCATCCGGGCCCATGGGGTTCCCGGCGGGGTCAGACGTTCCCTGGAAGAACGGGGAGCCTGGATCGTGGATGCAACCTGTCCCAAGGTTGCTCTTTCAATCCGTAAAGCCCGTCAGGCAGAGGCAGAGGGGAGACAGGTCCTTCTGGTGGGGGACGCCGGGCATGGTGAAATGCTTGCCGTGGCGGGGTCTCTTGCCAATCCTGCGTCTGCAAAGGTTATTGCCGACCTCCAGGGTGCCCGCAGTGTGAGTCTCAACACGAAGGTAACCCTGATTGCACAAACCACCTTCGATGAGGAGATCTACGGGAAGATCGCCGAAATAATCTGTTCCAGGGTGGAGGACTGCCGGGTTGAGACTTCCATCTGTCCCGCTACCCGGTCACGGCAGGAAGCGGTACGGCAGCTTGCACAGGAGGTGGACGGCATCGTGGTGATCGGCGGAAAAAACAGCGCCAATACACGCAGACTCTACGAACTTGCCCTGTCCACGGGAATTCCCGCATGGCATGTTGAAGGGCCCGGTGACGTGCCGCCAGAGGTGGGAGAGCTGAAGACCGTCGGCATAAGCGCAGGAGCTTCCACTCCGGATGAAAGCATACATCAAACAGCGGACCGTATCCTTGAACTGCAGGGAGAAAAGTAA
- a CDS encoding HAD-IIA family hydrolase → MNVTTRDIETIRNKQGFICDMDGVLYHGNRLLPGAREFVAWLRQEKKQFLFLTNSSERSPKELDQKLARLGIDVSEEHFYTSALSTAAFLKSQSPGGSAFVIGEAGLINALYDAGFSMNNVNPDYVVVGESHSYTFDTLQKAINLVLNGARLIGTNPDVSGPAEVGIVPGTGSLIAPIELATGSKAYFVGKPNPLMMRHALKKLGCRREESIIIGDRMDTDIIAGIESEIDTLLVLSGVTSRDEIAEFAYSPHFILDNVGAFL, encoded by the coding sequence ATGAACGTGACAACCAGAGACATAGAGACGATCCGGAACAAGCAGGGTTTTATATGCGACATGGACGGCGTTCTTTACCACGGAAACCGTCTGCTTCCGGGGGCCAGGGAGTTCGTCGCCTGGCTGAGACAGGAGAAAAAGCAGTTTCTGTTTCTTACCAACTCATCAGAACGCTCACCCAAGGAGCTCGATCAGAAGCTCGCGCGCCTGGGGATAGATGTTTCGGAAGAACATTTTTATACCAGCGCCCTCTCTACCGCCGCTTTTCTAAAAAGCCAGTCTCCCGGTGGCAGTGCCTTTGTAATCGGTGAGGCGGGACTTATCAATGCTCTTTATGATGCGGGCTTCTCGATGAACAACGTCAACCCGGATTATGTAGTGGTGGGTGAATCCCATTCCTATACCTTTGATACCCTGCAGAAAGCCATAAACCTGGTACTTAACGGGGCGCGTCTGATCGGTACAAATCCGGATGTTTCGGGACCGGCGGAGGTCGGGATTGTACCAGGTACGGGCTCGCTGATTGCTCCCATTGAGCTCGCCACGGGTTCCAAGGCCTACTTTGTGGGTAAGCCCAATCCCCTTATGATGCGCCACGCCCTGAAAAAGCTGGGATGCCGCAGGGAAGAGTCCATAATCATCGGAGACCGGATGGATACTGATATCATTGCGGGGATTGAGTCGGAAATCGATACCCTGCTTGTTCTGTCCGGGGTGACCTCCCGGGATGAAATCGCCGAGTTTGCCTACAGTCCCCACTTTATTCTCGACAATGTGGGTGCCTTTTTGTGA
- a CDS encoding alpha/beta fold hydrolase has protein sequence MNLAYKKSGTGQVPLVLLHGLFASKENFHGLSRKLSDDFTVYAPDLRNHGESFHDPDMSYQVMAADLAAFIEETGIAPAMVFGHSVGGKTAMELALSRPELLRALVVEDIAPKRYPPRLEREVRALAELPLGEFTQRSEAEQWMIKRLGNPAVARFLLKNMVSEKDDGFSLRLNIEGIQNNLEKLLDFPQSSRSYHGRVLFIRGGASDYILDEDLPLLQGCFPDFRIETLEGASHWVHAEQSENVAGLVRGLL, from the coding sequence GTGAACCTTGCATATAAAAAGTCTGGTACTGGGCAGGTTCCGCTGGTCCTTCTCCACGGACTTTTTGCCTCAAAGGAGAACTTTCACGGGCTTTCCCGTAAACTTTCCGACGATTTTACTGTCTACGCGCCGGATCTGCGGAACCATGGGGAATCCTTTCATGATCCGGACATGAGCTACCAGGTGATGGCGGCAGACCTGGCTGCTTTTATCGAAGAGACCGGAATCGCTCCGGCAATGGTGTTCGGCCATTCCGTCGGCGGCAAGACAGCCATGGAGCTTGCTCTTTCCCGGCCTGAGCTGCTTCGAGCCCTGGTGGTTGAGGATATAGCTCCCAAAAGGTATCCTCCCCGGCTGGAACGGGAGGTCCGGGCCCTCGCCGAGCTGCCCCTCGGGGAGTTTACACAGCGTTCCGAAGCCGAACAGTGGATGATAAAAAGGCTGGGGAATCCGGCGGTCGCCCGTTTCCTGCTGAAGAATATGGTATCCGAAAAAGATGACGGCTTTTCCCTGCGGCTCAACATTGAAGGGATTCAGAATAATCTTGAAAAACTCCTGGATTTTCCCCAATCCTCCCGAAGCTACCATGGCAGGGTCCTTTTTATTCGGGGCGGTGCATCGGATTATATCCTGGACGAGGATTTGCCTCTCCTTCAGGGCTGTTTTCCCGATTTCCGGATTGAGACCCTTGAAGGTGCCAGCCACTGGGTCCACGCGGAGCAATCGGAAAATGTCGCCGGACTGGTGCGCGGTTTACTCTAG
- a CDS encoding NAD(P)/FAD-dependent oxidoreductase: protein METEISLPAGSSREDLDRTIRQRFGTGPYRILRQSLDARRKPKLFWKYRISTGVLPVSPSPEHLLPVARRQGRGRAVVVGSGPAGFFAADILNRAGFSVTLLEQGPPARERRGDILSFEKGGPLLDRSNYAFGEGGAGTFSDGKLTSRTKHISMEREYIRLRYVQYGAPEEILWMAHPHIGSNNLFTLVQQGRQDLLERGVDVRFRQRVVDLLMHRGRCSGVRTDTDEFPADYTLLAPGHSAFPLFRRLYARGAGFQSKGFSLGFRIEHPRELINRAQWGRESVPGLKAAEYRLAAKAESGRGIYTFCMCPGGFVVPAAWREGLNIVNGVSMYERSSPWSNAAVLAAVKPEEIFPKADTPMAVLDSLEALEARAFEHLGAYQVPGTLPPGLPGGRLYSSLPQSSFPFPVVPLDYRQLYPEWLLQDLSDGISRFARQIRGFDTGLILGLETTSSAALKILRSDSGEVLGIPGLYIAGEGSGSAGGIMSSAVDGLRIALQTGA, encoded by the coding sequence ATGGAAACAGAGATAAGCCTGCCGGCAGGTTCCTCCAGGGAGGACCTCGACCGTACAATACGACAAAGGTTCGGAACCGGACCCTACCGCATCCTCAGGCAGAGCCTGGACGCCCGCAGGAAGCCGAAGCTCTTCTGGAAATACCGGATTTCAACCGGTGTCCTTCCTGTATCTCCCTCCCCGGAGCATCTTCTTCCTGTGGCGCGCCGTCAGGGGCGGGGAAGGGCCGTGGTGGTGGGCTCCGGCCCCGCCGGGTTCTTTGCTGCTGATATTCTGAATCGTGCAGGTTTCTCCGTTACCCTGCTGGAACAGGGCCCCCCGGCCCGGGAGCGCCGCGGAGATATCCTCTCCTTTGAGAAGGGCGGACCCCTTCTGGACAGATCGAATTACGCCTTCGGAGAGGGCGGGGCGGGGACCTTCTCTGACGGAAAACTGACAAGCCGTACCAAACATATATCCATGGAGCGGGAGTATATCCGCCTCCGCTACGTGCAGTACGGTGCCCCGGAGGAGATCCTCTGGATGGCTCATCCGCACATTGGAAGCAACAATCTCTTTACCCTGGTACAGCAGGGGCGACAGGATCTGCTGGAGAGGGGCGTGGATGTGCGCTTCCGACAGCGTGTTGTCGACCTGCTCATGCACAGGGGCCGCTGTTCGGGGGTAAGAACCGATACTGATGAGTTCCCCGCGGATTACACCCTTCTGGCCCCGGGGCATTCGGCGTTTCCCCTCTTCCGCAGACTCTATGCCCGGGGCGCCGGGTTTCAGAGCAAGGGCTTTTCCCTGGGCTTCAGGATCGAACATCCCCGGGAACTGATCAACCGTGCCCAGTGGGGGAGGGAGTCGGTCCCGGGCCTCAAGGCTGCCGAGTATCGTTTGGCGGCGAAAGCGGAGTCGGGACGGGGAATCTACACCTTCTGTATGTGCCCCGGTGGTTTTGTGGTTCCTGCGGCCTGGAGGGAAGGGCTCAACATCGTAAACGGGGTGTCCATGTATGAGCGCAGCAGCCCCTGGTCCAACGCAGCGGTCCTGGCAGCTGTTAAGCCTGAGGAAATCTTCCCGAAAGCCGATACTCCCATGGCGGTGCTGGACAGTCTTGAAGCTCTGGAAGCCCGGGCCTTTGAGCATCTTGGGGCATATCAGGTTCCCGGGACCCTTCCGCCGGGACTCCCCGGGGGCCGGCTCTACAGCTCTCTGCCGCAATCGAGTTTTCCTTTTCCTGTAGTTCCTCTGGACTATCGGCAGCTCTACCCCGAATGGCTTCTGCAGGATCTTTCCGACGGGATATCCCGCTTTGCCCGGCAGATCAGGGGTTTTGATACCGGTCTTATTCTGGGCCTCGAAACGACAAGTTCCGCCGCTCTGAAAATCCTGCGCAGTGATTCAGGAGAAGTTCTCGGCATTCCGGGGCTCTATATCGCCGGTGAAGGCAGCGGTTCTGCCGGAGGCATTATGAGTTCCGCGGTTGACGGGCTCAGGATCGCTTTACAGACAGGTGCCTGA
- a CDS encoding SPOR domain-containing protein: MEQQKLLWIVFALATGFLVVVAAAFILFVPPAESSVADQGIAAVDEDIFDVTEHLKNGDKPLALEPEEPAQEETSFVIGVTEDAEPEPASAEPTKGETGSVEASAQVPETKPAPEPQEVVRAPRPAPAPVKPAPPKTVRVTEYWIQAGSFTQRSSAERARESLKEKEFDSVIFTRNINGTEYFRVRIGPYRHKAEAEKFLSYVKNISSFEGSQIFEVYVEKTL, from the coding sequence ATGGAACAGCAGAAACTTTTATGGATAGTATTCGCCCTGGCAACGGGTTTCCTGGTTGTTGTCGCCGCGGCGTTTATCTTATTTGTTCCCCCGGCAGAGAGTTCTGTGGCCGATCAGGGTATTGCAGCGGTAGATGAAGACATATTCGATGTAACCGAGCATCTGAAAAACGGCGATAAGCCTCTCGCCCTCGAGCCTGAGGAACCGGCACAGGAGGAAACGAGCTTTGTTATCGGCGTAACGGAAGACGCAGAGCCGGAACCCGCGTCGGCAGAACCGACGAAAGGTGAAACAGGAAGCGTGGAAGCTTCGGCTCAGGTTCCGGAGACAAAGCCCGCCCCTGAACCCCAGGAGGTCGTACGGGCCCCCCGGCCAGCTCCGGCTCCTGTAAAACCCGCTCCCCCTAAAACGGTACGGGTAACGGAATACTGGATACAGGCCGGTTCCTTCACCCAGCGGTCCAGCGCGGAGCGGGCCAGGGAGAGTCTGAAGGAAAAGGAATTTGACTCGGTAATCTTTACCAGAAATATTAACGGAACAGAGTATTTCCGGGTCCGCATCGGGCCGTACAGACATAAAGCCGAGGCGGAAAAGTTCCTCTCCTACGTGAAGAACATCTCCAGCTTCGAAGGAAGCCAGATTTTCGAGGTGTATGTGGAGAAAACCTTATAG
- the coaE gene encoding dephospho-CoA kinase (Dephospho-CoA kinase (CoaE) performs the final step in coenzyme A biosynthesis.), with product MSRIVGVAGLYCAGKSLAAEILRSRGYEEIDVDSLGHYARERMAREVEEAFGTTDRRELGRIVFSDAEQLRRLEAIVHPWMIDEVGRRVDSLRREGKDGVINAALLFPMGLHSFCDKVLWITASLPVRFLRARRRDSLTPCGFIRRLRSQRKLYPQKVGENVDISRVANNGNRRRFERRILDLL from the coding sequence TTGAGCAGGATCGTCGGGGTCGCGGGTCTTTACTGTGCCGGAAAAAGCCTGGCGGCGGAGATCCTCCGGAGCAGGGGATATGAAGAGATCGATGTGGATTCCCTGGGGCATTACGCTCGAGAGCGTATGGCGCGGGAGGTTGAAGAAGCCTTTGGTACAACGGACCGAAGGGAACTGGGCAGAATCGTTTTCAGCGATGCGGAGCAGCTCAGGCGTCTGGAAGCGATTGTTCATCCCTGGATGATAGACGAGGTCGGGCGCCGGGTGGATTCCCTGAGGCGGGAAGGGAAAGACGGAGTCATAAACGCGGCGCTGCTTTTTCCCATGGGACTGCACAGCTTCTGCGACAAGGTCCTGTGGATTACCGCGTCCCTTCCTGTGCGTTTTCTGCGCGCCCGGCGCCGGGATTCCCTTACTCCCTGCGGGTTCATTCGAAGACTTCGTTCCCAGCGCAAATTGTATCCTCAAAAAGTCGGCGAAAATGTCGATATATCTAGAGTAGCTAACAATGGCAACCGGCGCAGGTTTGAGCGCCGTATTCTTGACCTGTTGTAG